In one Drosophila albomicans strain 15112-1751.03 chromosome X, ASM965048v2, whole genome shotgun sequence genomic region, the following are encoded:
- the LOC117564836 gene encoding transcription factor kayak codes for MAFMMPVMKNNYDIYKDTRSRSRKTSECSNASSGGGVGGAASAPASQQQQHQQQRRRKVSECKSESFATSPSPSHGQFGGGQRSHSSRGFTRNASRCSQGGSSLQMSQLQLQMMSPTRSSPPSRTQTASALERQAAMQAAAQSAAAAAAQQQQQQQQQQQQQQSNNDYTKFHLRLVDKLRKSFRKDNGKRS; via the coding sequence atggcTTTCATGATGCCggtaatgaaaaacaattacgATATCTATAAGGATACACGTTCACGTTCACGCAAAACATCCGAGTGCTCAAATGCAAGCAGTGGCGGCGGCGTCGGCGGCGCTGCCAGCGCCCCAGcctcgcagcagcagcagcaccagcagcagcgacgtcgcaaGGTGTCCGAATGCAAATCGGAAAGTTTTGCCACCTCGCCGTCGCCGTCACATGGACAATTTGGGGGTGGGCAGCGCAGTCACAGCTCGCGCGGTTTTACACGCAATGCATCACGCTGCTCGCAAGGCGGCTCCTCGCTGCAAATGtcgcaactgcagctgcagatgATGTCGCCGACGCGTTCAAGTCCGCCAAGTCGCACGCAAACTGCATCGGCATTGGAACGTCAAGCCGCAATGCAAGCAGCAGCGCAgtcggcagcggcagcagcggcgcaacagcagcagcagcaacaacagcagcaacagcaacaacagagcaACAATGATTATACGAAATTCCATTTGCGTTTGGTGGACAAGCTGCGTAAATCCTTTCGCAAGGATAATGGCAAGCGATCATGA
- the LOC117564817 gene encoding retinol dehydrogenase 12-like — MNSTTINDKPNRNIFGLRGIWATIVPLFSITLLIALILWLLRKFIEGPFYRKTNRIDGKVVIVTGCNTGIGKETVLELARRGAKIYMACRDPARCEAARIEIIDRTQNQQLFNRSIDLGSLESVRNFVARFKAEETRLDLLVNNAGIMACPRSLTADGYEQQFGVNHLGHFLLTNLLLDHLKKAAPSRIVVVSSAAHLFGHIDREDLMSERRYSKFFGAYSRSKLANILFTRKLSSMLQGTGVTVNCLHPGLVRSDLNRHFRAPRWFLGLLSIVSLYFVKSLRAGAQTTLRLALDPSLEGCSGDYYADSRRFPLVPWARDEKTANWLWGESERLVGLAHNVEQSTARDDDDDDESIKTVVVSE; from the coding sequence ATGAACTCTACAACAATCAACGATAAACCCAACCGAAATATATTCGGTCTACGAGGTATTTGGGCCACAATTGTGCCGCTCTTTTCGATTACGCTACTCATTGCGTTGATTTTGTGGCTGCTACGGAAATTCATTGAAGGACCGTTCTATCGTAAAACAAATCGCATCGATGGCAAGGTGGTCATCGTCACCGGCTGCAACACGGGCATTGGCAAGGAGACGGTCCTCGAGCTGGCGCGGCGTGGTGCCAAGATCTACATGGCCTGTCGAGATCCCGCACGCTGCGAGGCAGCTCGCATTGAGATCATCGATCGCACCCAGAACCAACAGCTCTTCAATCGCAGCATCGACTTGGGATCGTTGGAGTCGGTGCGCAACTTCGTTGCTCGCTTCAAGGCGGAGGAGACCCGACTCGATCTGCTGGTGAATAATGCCGGCATTATGGCCTGTCCACGCTCCCTAACTGCCGATGGCTATGAACAGCAGTTTGGCGTCAATCATCTGGGTCACTTTCTGCTCACGAATCTCCTCCTCGACCATCTGAAAAAAGCGGCGCCTAGTCGCATTGTGGTCGTTAGCTCGGCGGCCCATTTGTTTGGCCACATCGATCGTGAGGATCTGATGAGCGAACGCAGGTACAGCAAGTTCTTTGGCGCATACAGTCGCTCCAAGTTGGCCAACATCCTCTTCACCCGCAAATTGTCCTCGATGCTTCAGGGCACCGGGGTTACCGTCAACTGTCTGCATCCGGGATTGGTGCGTTCCGATCTGAATCGTCATTTTCGTGCACCTCGCTGGTTTCTCGGTCTGCTCAGCATTGTCTCTCTGTATTTCGTGAAATCCCTGCGAGCTGGAGCTCAGACTACTTTGCGTCTCGCACTTGATCCGTCGCTGGAGGGTTGCTCGGGGGATTATTATGCGGACAGCAGGCGGTTTCCGCTGGTGCCGTGGGCACGTGACGAAAAGACGGCCAATTGGCTGTGGGGGGAGAGCGAGAGGCTGGTGGGACTGGCGCACAACGTTGAGCAGTCGACAGCacgtgatgatgatgatgatgatgaatcAATTAAGACGGTCGTCGTCAGTGAATAA
- the LOC117564776 gene encoding retinol dehydrogenase 12: MSEAVTPTTTTTPTVFDPTAEAAEKALCFRGIWAWLVLILLIGLAVFAVMWLLRKFIQGPVYRKKNRIDGKVVIVTGCNTGIGKETVLELARRGAKIYMACRDPARCEAARIEIIDRTQNQQLFNRSLDLGSLESVRNFVARFKAEETRLDLLVNNAGIMACPRSLTADGYEQQFGVNHLGHFLLTNLLLDRLKQASPSRIVVVSSAAHLFGRINREDLMSERKYGKFFGAYSQSKLANILFTLKLSKLLQGSGVTVNCCHPGVVRTELNRHFVAPGWVKSCIQTLALYFMKSPQAGAQTSLRLALDPSLEGSSGDYYSDSMRFPLVPWARNMETADWLWRESEKLVGLPPIEPQNGGVQQNGNVTGNGTRPVAGGAGGGGGGESIETVVVDRTSS; the protein is encoded by the coding sequence ATGTCGGAGGCTGTTACGcccacgacgacgacgacgccaacAGTTTTTGACCCAACCGCCGAGGCGGCCGAAAAGGCGCTCTGCTTCCGTGGCATTTGGGCTTGGCTGGTGTTGATCCTGCTCATTGGACTCGCCGTCTTTGCAGTGATGTGGCTGCTGCGCAAGTTCATTCAAGGCCCCGTCTATCGCAAAAAGAATCGCATCGATGGCAAGGTGGTCATCGTCACCGGCTGCAACACGGGCATTGGCAAGGAGACGGTCCTCGAGCTGGCGCGGCGTGGTGCCAAGATCTACATGGCCTGTCGAGATCCCGCACGCTGCGAGGCAGCTCGCATTGAGATCATCGATCGCACCCAGAACCAACAGCTCTTCAATCGCAGCCTCGACTTGGGATCGTTGGAGTCGGTGCGCAACTTCGTTGCTCGCTTCAAGGCGGAGGAGACCCGACTCGATCTGCTGGTGAATAATGCCGGCATTATGGCCTGTCCACGCTCCCTAACTGCCGATGGCTATGAACAGCAGTTTGGCGTCAATCATCTTGGTCACTTTCTGCTCACGAATCTCCTGCTCGATCGCCTCAAGCAGGCGTCGCCCAGTCGCATTGTGGTCGTTAGTTCGGCGGCCCATTTGTTTGGTCGCATCAATCGTGAGGATCTGATGAGTGAACGCAAGTATGGCAAATTCTTCGGCGCCTACAGTCAGTCGAAGTTGGCCAACATTCTCTTCACCCTGAAGTTGTCGAAACTGCTGCAAGGCAGCGGTGTCACCGTCAACTGTTGTCATCCGGGCGTGGTGCGCACCGAACTAAATCGGCATTTTGTTGCACCTGGCTGGGTGAAGAGCTGCATCCAAACTCTGGCATTGTACTTCATGAAGTCACCGCAGGCAGGAGCACAGACTTCGTTGCGCCTGGCGCTCGATCCCTCGCTGGAGGGTTCTTCAGGGGATTATTATTCGGATAGCATGCGATTCCCGCTGGTGCCGTGGGCACGTAACATGGAGACCGCCGACTGGTTGTGGCGGGAGAGTGAGAAACTTGTCGGTCTGCCGCCCATTGAGCCACAAAATGGCGGTGTGCAACAGAATGGCAATGTGACTGGGAATGGAACACGTCCTGTCGcaggaggagcaggaggaggaggaggaggtgagAGCATTGAGACCGTTGTAGTTGATCGCACAAGCAGTTAA
- the LOC117564767 gene encoding LOW QUALITY PROTEIN: zinc finger E-box-binding homeobox 1 (The sequence of the model RefSeq protein was modified relative to this genomic sequence to represent the inferred CDS: deleted 1 base in 1 codon): protein MNSKRMKYTTPTSKEEIIIQQQQQQQQQQQHDVVADVVADVEDETGATELYTYAYATNDDEVDEGDVDDEEIDDVDDDVDGVVTNAQEVIIDEHGHAVTLQQLVENSTVEEVETIEQGDGTHTILHIVPNMQQQHVVHDVDDVEHDELDDDVDDEDVDDGGDNVGVEEGEVDDVDDEDADGDEDDDELGSIVYEGTIDHSPDSDSQSSRNKTFYCPNCGNCYSAAGSLKLHMRACLRQRNEVSAEDRKCKVCSKIFNSVAYLKEHMMRHTGEQPFRCTRCYRKFVDESKYNTHMDSHKHQDKLEAEAEALAAQHGGKKVVVKEFTCSFCAQNFTVVFDVGQVKRRYACDACRDKYSNAEALRQHKQQVEEKREFSCERCGRKFVFEGFLQRHLPTCDGSIKRRRDMK from the exons aTGAACTCGAAACGCATGAAATACACAACGCCAACGAGCAAAGAGGAAATTatcatacaacaacaacaacaacaacagcagcagcagcaacacgatGTTGTGGCAGATGTGGTCGCCGATGTGGAAGACGAAACCGGCGCCACAGAACTATACACTTATGCCTATGCCACCAACGACGACGAAGTCGATGAGGGCGATGTCGATGACGAGGAGATCGATGATGTGGACGACGATGTCGATGGCGTTGTGACCAATGCCCAAGAAGTGATTATCGATGAGCATGGGCATGCGGTGACCTTGCAACAGCTGGTGGAGAACAGCACCGTCGAAGAGGTGGAGACCATTGAACAAGGTGACGGCACACACACCATTCTACACATTGTGCCCaatatgcagcagcaacatgttgttCATGATGTGGACGATGTCGAACACGATGAACTCGATGATGATGTGGACGACGAGGATGTGGATGACGGGGGCGATAATGTCGGTGTCGAGGAGGGCGAAGTCGATGATGTGGACGATGAGGATGCCGATggcgatgaggatgatgatgaattGGGTTCGATTGTGTACGAGGGCACCATCGATCACAGTCCCGACTCCGATTCGCAATCGTCGCGCAACAAAACCTTCTATTGC CCCAATTGTGGCAATTGCTATAGCGCCGCCGGCTCATTGAAGCTCCATATGCGCGCCTGTCTGCGGCAACGCAACGAAGTCTCCGCAGAGGATCGCAAATGCAAGGTGTGCAGCAAAATCTTTAATTCGGTGGCATACCTCAAGGAGCATATGATGCGACATACGGGCGAACAGCCGTTCCGTTGCACACGGTGTTATCGCAAATTCGTCGATGAATCCAAATACAATACACACATGGATTCCCATAAGCATCAGGATAAACTTGAGGCCGAGGCGGAAGCATTGGCCGCCCAACACGGTGGCAAAAAGGTTGTCGTCAAGGAGTTTACATGCTCGTTCTGTGCGCAGAACTTTACGGTTGTCTTCGATGTGGGGCAGGTGAAGCGTCGCTATGCCTGCGATGCGTGTCGcgacaaatattcaaatgcgGAGGCGTTGCGTCAGCACAAACAGCAGGTGGAGGAGAAGCGTGAATTTAGCTGCGAGCGTTGCGGTCGCAAGTTTGTCTTCGAGGGTTTCCTGCAACGTCATTTGCCCACCTGTGATGGCAGCATTAAGCGGCGTCGCGACATGAAGTAG